A portion of the Cryptomeria japonica chromosome 5, Sugi_1.0, whole genome shotgun sequence genome contains these proteins:
- the LOC131063754 gene encoding brassinosteroid-related acyltransferase 1 encodes MGCEGGPYVSRDLGAKLIEVVSVYPLKCGAQDSTLKLSNLDRKCPMLMYTVFFYRPSEDLNLGSVFQNLKEALEKTLTVWYPAAGRLKINENDGKLDLLCNSAGAFMAKAFTDSKFSELGDLSQYNPFFEELVYKPAFDPSFSQMPLMVAQLTKFTCGGFSLGFGTSHSLFDGLGAINFLKAWASAANSTVLLKLPQPLHERTRLLVTEASGIPSTAEQNRVVPFIHLNELIERGIKSAEEKLWECNFNGVSWASQSGYALKTFSVSKETVQRLKTTTAKQGGPPNCSAFDVVAAHLWKARVKALGLSCATTVCLQFTVDARSRLVPPLPREFSGNAYVMASVTCTVEALEKEGLHITVDRIRKAKDSVTDEYIRYYLRALDAPQKALPSLRELTLVSDWRRTPFHAVDFGMGKALYAAPLASPVPQSAYFLQDPNDEDGIHVRLGLLPEHVAAFHYHFTKN; translated from the exons atgggtTGTGAAGGAGGACCATATGTAAGCCGAGATCTGGGTGCTAAGCTGATAGAAGTTGTGTCTGTGTATCCATTAAAATGTGGGGCTCAGGATTCCACTCTGAAACTGTCAAATTTGGACAGGAAATGTCCTATGCTTATGTATACAGTATTCTTTTACAGGCCTTCTGAGGATCTGAACCTTGGATCTGTGTTTCAGAACCTGAAGGAAGCCCTGGAGAAGACCTTGACAGTATGGTATCCTGCTGCAGGCAGGCTTAAAATCAATGAAAATGACGGCAAACTTGATCTGCTTTGCAACAGTGCTGGTGCATTTATGGCCAAAGCTTTCACTGATTCTAAATTCTCAGAGCTTGGAGATTTGTCACAGTACAACCCTTTCTTTGAAGAGCTGGTTTACAAGCCTGCCTTTGATCCATCATTTTCCCAGATGCCTCTGATGGTTGCTCAG CTAACCAAGTTTACGTGTGGAGGATTCTCTCTGGGCTTTGGAACCAGTCATTCTCTCTTTGATGGGCTTGGTGCAATCAATTTTCTCAAGGCATGGGCTTCAGCTGCTAATTCTACAGTCTTATTAAAACTGCCCCAGCCTCTCCATGAGCGAACTAGGCTGCTGGTTACAGAAGCATCAGGAATTCCAAGCACTGCTGAGCAAAATAGAGTAGTCCCTTTCATACACCTCAATGAACTCATAGAGCGTGGGATCAAATCTGCAGAGGAAAAATTATGGGAGTGCAATTTCAATGGAGTTAGTTGGGCCAGCCAGAGTGGCTATGCTCTAAAAACTTTCAGTGTCTCCAAGGAAACAGTGCAACGCCTGAAAACAACAACAGCAAAACAAGGTGGACCACCTAACTGCTCAGCTTTCGATGTGGTTGCTGCTCATCTTTGGAAA GCAAGAGTTAAAGCATTGGGTTTGAGTTGTGCAACAACAGTGTGTCTGCAATTCACAGTGGATGCAAGGAGTCGCCTTGTTCCACCATTGCCTAGGGAGTTCAGTGGCAACGCCTATGTCATGGCTTCAGTCACTTGCACAGTGGAAGCTCTTGAGAAAGAAGGCCTCCACATTACAGTAGATAGGATCAGGAAGGCCAAGGATTCTGTCACAGATGAATACATAAGATACTATCTAAGAGCCCTGGATGCTCCTCAGAAAGCCCTTCCTTCCTTAAGAGAGCTCACTCTTGTCTCTGATTGGAGACGTACTCCCTTTCATGCTGTAGATTTTGGGATGGGGAAGGCATTATATGCAGCTCCATTGGCATCTCCTGTGCCCCAGTCTGCTTACTTCCTTCAGGACCCCAATGATGAGGATGGTATTCATGTTAGGTTGGGTTTACTGCCTGAACATGTAGCTGCTTTCCATTACCATTTCACTAAGAACTGA